The genome window GTGAcaattttttttaccgtgcccatggtctgctctttatcaaattatggtattgctttgcactgctgtaactatatgttatgcttatgtggtcttgtcagtgttagtctttggtttgtcctgtttttttgtgatatcactctggagagacattgtatcatttcttaatgcatgcatttctaaatgacaataaacgaggactgagtgtcctcataatctaatctacaaTGTCATTCCCTGACCATTGTTTGCATCCCTCTTCATGGCAGCTACACTGGACCATTTATAACCCTTGATACAAGCTGAGCTTTTTTAATGCACATTCAGCTGTATTACTACTTCCATCTCCATCACATTGTCTGACCACATCAGTACTCTACAGACCCcaatctgttaagttagacaacctcttctcctccactctcaccctgaacaccggcgtgcctcaaggctgtgcgctgaaccctcttctgtactcccttttcacctatgactgcattcctgtacatggttctaactccataattaaattcacagacgacaccacggtggttggcctaaTGAGACCAGCTACAGGGataaggtccagcacctggccgcatggtgtgctgataacaacctggcccttaacacccagaagaccaaggagagtattgtggacttcaggcatgctaggaaccacattcatgtccccatctacatcaacggagctgtagtggagcgtgtatcaagcttcaaattccttggtgtccacattttcgaggatctcacctggtccctgaactcctccatcctgatcaaaaaggcgcaacagagcttttatttcctgcggagcatcaagaaagctcagctctgtcccaggatactgacggacttttaccgctgtaccattgacagcatactcaccaactgcatctcagtgtggtatggcaattgtcctgtatcggaccacaaagcactccagcgggtggtgaaaattgcccagcggattatcggcacccagttgcccaccattgagaacatctaccataaatgctgccggggcagggtgaaaagcattatcaaggatgcatcttaccctaaccatggaccttttactcttctcccatccagtaggcgctacaggagcctccgctcccacaccagcaggctcaggtagagcttcttccctgaggctgtgaccctgctgaacctcacatcacagtgctaagcagtattgcacccatattggactgtctcagcacgtttatatttgtatgctgtagcacttgctttttattcacagttattttgtaaataatactattcttttgcacttctggtcagatgtactcggcacaatgacaataaagttgaatctaatctaatctattgcaTTAACCCATGCCTCTGTTACTGTTAGGCATTTATTCAAATATCATACTGGCTTCCCATCACCTATTAAACATGAAACTGCTTTAATCAAAAAGAGGCTACATATCAATCAAAACTATCAGtttttccttaaatatacccaatgacttggcctggaCTTGTTGATGTATACCAGCTGCTGATCTGAAAATGATTCAATTCTAAAATTGTCTTTtgcttctgttttaatttcatctTTTCATTCCTGATTTTAATCAATACCTCCCCACATTGGTGGCAATTCTTTAAGCTGTTTCAGTTTAAATTCTGGAATTCTTTCCCCAACATCTCcgcctctccatcactctctatgAGGTTAAGATATTTCTTAAAACTTATCACTCTGATCAAGGTTCTGGACCAAGCTTTTGTGAGCTGGAGGCAAATTATATATTGATAATTCTCTGTAACAATCTTTGAATGTTTTACTTATGCTTTATAAATATTTGTTGTTTTTCTTCAGAAGTACTTCATCATATTCATAGGCAGTAGTTAGTTCCACATCAAACTTGCAATGCAGCAGTCAAAAATAAACTATTCTCTTCTGTGCACCAATGTCATACATTCACAAATCCAATTAAATGCTGACTGGTTCAGTTAAACTACCAGTTCATCATAATTCCCTTTGAAGAATATTTGCAATGAAATTCACCACTCTTCAAGTATGAAATACAGGGAAAAATATCCAGTGGTTGGACATTACATGCAAGGACATTATCAGATCAGCCAAAAATATTTCTGCAAGCAATTACCCCTGAACTATGCTCAAAAATGCATGTATGTGGCAGACCACATACACCTTATAAAGTACATTCTGATAGGATTGGATAAAGAGGAAGAACAGGCTTCCTCCCTAGTTAACACAGACCAGGCAGGTGAATGACCCATTTATCTCCTATAATATCCATGTGTTTTGCTAACAGGTAATATATCCCAGAAATGATGATAATTATTTCAAACAAAAATATATTGTtaatacaggagattctgcagatgctggaaatccagagcaacccacacacaatgctggaggaacttagcaggccaggcagcatctatggggaggaataagaGCCGACACTTTGGACCGTGACCCTTCATCAAATATattgctgtatttctaaattccTGTTTAGTGGTTCTTTTAAGGAGAGAAGCATATATCATAGTTGTATGGTTTACAGGTGatattatatctacaactgaAAGATAAAAGTAAAACACATTGATGCACTAAATTCAGGGGAAGGTATTCTTTCTCACATAGCAGCAACCAGTTTATTTTTGTCAATGAGAAAGTTTGAGGGGTTTTAAAATGAATTCTAAAGATATCGGCATGTTGCATGAGCATTGGTTTATCTCAGGAGCTGTGCTTTATCAAACAACTTCAAGAATAGTTGACTATCAACCATACTGATTTGAGGCTGGTGTTGCCTTTAGGTAAAACCAGGTATGGGTGGTACTGTATTGGCAAAAAGAGACCTAGTTAAGATATTACAACAACCTGATAGCTTCAATATCAAGATTACTAATTCAGCTTTTATTTTCacatattttaaaaactgttttcaAATTCTCTTATAGCCATGTTGGGATTTGAATGAACTTCAccagatactggaggaacatggcatatcagacagcatctgcgtAGGGAAATAGATAACCAACTGtcccatctccctccacagatgctacctggcctactgagttcctttagcatcttGTCTATTGGCCCAGTTCCAGCATGGTCCataatccagcatctgcagtcttttgtgtgtcCATTTAAGCGCACCTTTCCTGAATTCCCAATTCAATAACATAACCATAGTGTTGCCATCCCTCCAACCATCCCCAGTCAGTCAAACAAATTTAGTACTGTGATTAGCTTTGATGAAATGCAGTTACAGTAAACATGTTTCCATTGCTGTTGGATACACTTTTCTGAGAAAATTGTGGAATCAAATatgacattttttttttacctgattTCACCTTTTATTGATGACAGGGAATTCTTAAAAGCAAATTCTGAAAAGGAGTTTCATTAAAATAGATGACAGACTTgttgagggttttttttttgctttttactaACAAACATGGTGATATCTGCATTTACTAGAAACATTAATTCATTATACAGTGTACACTGTAACATACAACAGTCACTGCATGCTCTGCACAGATAACTGAAAACTGTCATCTCTAGCACACTTATAGCTTTAAACTTACACATGTGCTGTGGCACTTTAACAGTGAAGTAGTCCAATGACTCTGTTTCAGCATTATGGTTTAATTTGCATGTATTAAATGAGAAGATGCTATAGGTCTTACATTACCAGAATGATCAGCTTTTACATATAATAGCAGATGAATATTGACAATAAAATGCAACAAAAATCATGCATATTTCAGCATGTACTGTATGCCTAAGTATAGACTTAATATATTTCTTCATACAAAATTAAAGAGCCAATACCCTTTTTATTCTACCTTGTGGGAAAGATTTCTTTTGTACACTTTGTGTAACGTACCAGACCAACCAATAAGGAACAGGTTTTGGAGTTACACATACCATGCTAAAGAAATCACTCCCTTGTGTGTCAATTAAAACACAGGTCCACAATTACCTTACATTATGCAGGattatttcaaatatttatttatctgATGATTTATTCCAATGAAGCTAGCAAActcataaaaataattaaaaatcatAAGTTTATACTCTGAACAAAttgcacattatattttcattattataggggatttttttaaacaaacattAAAATGCTACTTGTGCTAACCACCAAAGGGCTACTGCCTCTTTAATAGAATAGTAATACTCGTCTCTTTTTGGTTGTTTACTTTGAAGAAACAATTTACATTGATAGAAAAATAATCGAAAGCTTCAACTTAATTATGATAAATCTGCAGACTACTTTTTGATTAATGCTCACATTGTGGTAACACAAATGCATCCTTTTAGCTTTAAGTACAAATACATAATATAATACTGCTCTTATGGTACTTTGTATGTGCTGtacaaatatatatgtatacataGAAATATGCAAATCCTCACAATGAATCATGTAAACAAACACCTAAGCATTATACAAAACTTATATGTGACATTTTGTTGCTGCAATGATCTGAATTTGTAGTCGTGAGGCTAAAAACTACACAGTAGTTTCATTTTTCCAAGGAccagtccttatgtttcctgtaaCGTCTGAAGTATAAATCATGGCTTCATGCAGGTTTCCCTTAAGAATTCCATTTTGATTGGTTACACCTAGAGGACACGATTGTCTCCGTGACTGCATCTCAAAAGTGACTCCTTGGTGCAAAGCCTCTGTGCTGACACCACTGTCTACAGCTTTGTTGCACCCGTATAATATTGTGCTGGCCTCGCTGCCTTCAGGCTGGCAGACATTAGGGCACTGATCACTCTTTGCACAAATGACTTGCCTTTGGATGGACTGGCTGTCCTGGATGCTGTGATGACTTTCTGTATGTGAACTGTGTATGCTCCCATCGATGCTGGAAGGGATATGGTAGGCATACTCCCTCTGAGCTGCGGACCTATTGTGCCGAATGAACTGCCGTGGTTTAGTTCGAGTTTTCTGACATCTGTGTATGTGCACTGTCGGCCTGCACGTTCCATCTGCATGCAGGTGAATATGTCCGTCGTCATCAACGATTTGTTCGTTGTGCATTTTGGCGCAACAGGGTGTAACTGGTGAAACACAATTTACATGATTCTGCATGGCATGTAGGTTAGTTAATTTACAGAGTCCAGAGACGGAATGATTGCAACTGGATGGCGACTTACTCGGACAGGGAGAATCCAGGAGGCATGGGACATGAAGCTGGGCATCGCCGTTCATGGTCACTTGGGGTCGAGCACTTGTCTGAACAGCATATGTATTCCTATTTGATTTGCAGCAGGACCACCAACAATGCCAGACGTCATCACGTTTTGCACAGTGGTGAACGAGAATAAAGAGTCCTAAGGTCACTGAGACTGCTCCGTACAGGCAACTAAAGATCATATCTAGGAAGTGTCCTTGTGAGACTGCAAGGGCGCCAAAGGTCCACATGGCGATAAACAGAAAGAGAGTGAACACTGAAGCACGAAGCTGAGCCTTAAATGAATGCTCATTCTCTAGCATTGAGGAAGAAATCACTGAACATGTGTGTGACACAGAGCTGGAGTCCGTTACATGACTGGGGCCTACCTCCGTGCTTGCTAGCCGCTGTTGCTCTTCCGTCATCTCCTTCAGCTCATATTTCTTCCCTGGGTGACGCTTCAGCTGTATTAGCGTACAAAGAAAATAGATGCAGCTAACAAGCACAATGAAAGCAGCCGGACCATAAAACGTCCCAAGACTAGGCTCCCATGCCATCCAGCAACTGTGGAAAAAGGAAACACATAGATAAAGCAACTGAGTGACCCAATGAGTGGTTTCTTGATCCCAAGAAATAATCCCTCAAATAATTGAACTAATAAGTCCATTTCAGAAGAAACATTAGCCAAAAACCAAAAagagtacagatgctggaaatttttaaaaaacaagaaAATACTAGAGACGTTGAACACGTCAGGTAGACTCCACTGGAGAGTGAGACTTGAGTTAACATTTTaaacaatgacctttcatcagaatcgGAAAATAAGAAACCAAGCATGTTTTCAAATGCAGACATGGTGGCAACTTGCAGAGAacagacagagtgtctgtgtctgtgataaTCCTGGTGACAATTATTGTTTCTGCCATCTAATCTGTGTCACCTGGATTATTATGAACTTCCATGTTCTCTCCCTGGCTTGGAACAAGACGCACCTGCTTTCTCAGTTGTCCCCTTTTGATCAAATGTTATCCATCTGaaactctgtctgtctctctctctgtctccctctttctctctccctctctctctctttcttcactgatgccgcctgacctgctacaTATCTCCAGAATTACTTGTTTctatttttaagagacattttttTTATGTTAATACTTGAATTGTGGCTATATTTTGATAGAATCTGCCCACTTGAATCACTGGAAGTGAAATTCACCTTGGGAGTTACCAAAGAAGTGATGATGTCAAGTTGTAGCCTGCTTTACACATCAGTCAAAAATCAAATTTACTTGTACCAGTTCACAGTAACTTTGGGTAAGTGAAATCCACTTTACACAGAAATGCTACTTACTACGGTGCATTGTCTTCACTGCCGTAATTGTTGATGTTTGTTGCAGCTGTGATTCCACAAATGATTAATGGAATGCCTCCTCCAATCAGATAAGACCTAGAAAAGATTGGTGGATTAAAATATATAATTGCAATGGGTAGAAAAACTGTATATTAATATACTGTACTGACAAATAGCAAGAAACATAGAGGATCGATTTGTATCAGCTTTAGTAAAGTCCAAGGAAACAATCAAACTGTGAAGACAGCTGGCAGTGTTTAGTAAGTAACAGGATACTGGCCAGCAGGGGATCTTAATGGGTGTACATTGCAAATTGCCTGGATTACCGAAGAAGTTATTTTCCTTCAGTACAGACTGTTGCCCTTGTACGGAATTGATGGGTGATTGCTCATGCCACGTGGACAGTAGCTACCAACCACTGGTGTGGAAATCTATTATCAGGCACATATGTTCCACTCTAAATGGAGCTTTTGGCTTCCAACTGATGCTGGCAGGGGCAAATGTGCCAGATTTGAAATTGGAGAGCACAATTTTTATGGTTTTGTTATGAATATATTCTATTTAAAGATCAATAATAATTTCAAACTGTTTTAAGCATTATTTATCCAAAAGATACAGGAATGTACCTCAGCTTCACTTATAAGCCAACAAAAGAAATTCATTAGAACAATAACAAAAGATTTCTGCAAAGTGCTAGTACTACAAAATATATTATACAACACATTATGGTATTGAAAATCATCCAAGTCAAATTCTTCTAAAATGAGCCTTTGGTTTTCATTTAATACTAAAGCTATAAATCCTTAATTAAAATGGCTGGATATAAATGTATAAGCACGAGAAATCATTGTTAGAATACCACAGCTCTTCATAAAAAAATATGATTATGCACATCTTTCAAAGCACAACCACTAATTTAAGCTCTGGGTCTCTGAAATGGTTTGGCAAGTGTTGATGGAAAGATGTAAAGAGGACACATGCAGACAAACAACTGCGTGTTGGCACAGAAACTTTCCTTCACCTTACATATGTAGGGCAAGACAATAGTAAGTCAACTAGAAGGCAGTGGTCTAGAGACAAGAGCTTGAAGCCGACCATGGAAGCTAGCAACTTAACATAATGCAGTGAAATAAATctagaacttttttttaaaaaagccactCTCAATAATGCTAACCATGAAATTACTTGACTGTTGTAAAATCCACTTCGTTCATTCATGTCCTTCAAAAAATAAAACCTGCCATCCTTATTCGATTTGGTTAATATGTGATTGCAAACCCACCAAGGTTGTTGACTCTTAAAAGACTCCTCAGTTGGAGACAATTGGGAATGGACAGTATATAGGGACTTTGTAAAAGACATccaaatgaataaattaatttgAAATGGAACAATGTAATTGCTGAAATGAGAGATCTTGATTAAAAAGTAAGTAAGGAGGCTAGCAGATAACTTTGGGTACGCCATTATATCATTTTACAGAACACAAAGGCTTTGTAGTGTCAATAGGTAAATATGAACAGATATTCAAAATACTCGAATTCATTTTaattcctcataattttattgCGATAACACGACAAATCCCTCATTTCAAAATGTGAATTAATTGTGGCTATGAATAAATGGACAAGTGGGTCCCCATGCAATTAAATGCACTTCTTTCACAAGACACGTGATTCAATCAATCTAATGTTATCTGAAATTATATTGCCGCTCAGAACCACGGAATCAAATCTAACTGAATTACCAGGCATCCTAGAGCACCATTTGAAAGTCAATTAACATCAAAATGTCCTTCTTCATTTCAGAAAAAGAGATTTACTATTTATCTGTCACCAGTAATAGAATCATATACGTAACTGTCTTCTGATGAAAATAGAATTTTATATTTTTCAAGCAAAAATGCATTTAAACTGAGCATTTAAAAATGGATATGAAGTTAATTTATCACATTAATCATAGTATCAGACTAATTGTGAATGATTTGTAAAAGAAACATGCTTAAATATCAGAGACATCAGCCATGTATTCCAGATATCAGTTTAGAAGTGTATTCCACAGGGGCATTTCTGTAATACTTTACAAGTACAGTAATGGGATTTTGCAATTGTGAGTAAATAAATTATGCCTTTATTCTGCAAAGCTATTGTCATTTTACATTCTCCTTGTTTTTGTTTGCTTCCTTCAGGGACTGCAGGTTCACAACAGATAACAGGGGATCTTCTTACTAGTGAGATTACATATATATCTGAAAGAATATCAGTTCTTTTGCTCCCCACTTCCACGATGAAACAGCCCAAGGCCATTCAACAGCCTCATCAAAAAAATGTCAGATAGTTAGCAGGTGTCTGGTAAAACTGTATGCAAATCCACTGAGTGGAACAACAAAATACTTCTGAATAAATGGCTGAGGACTCATATAAAAAATATAACCATTTCAATGATGAATTTTTCATTTGATAATGTCTATAATAATCAGTATTCTTTGGGAGTCATAAATTTCTCAGCTGGAAGTCTACCCATGTACGTTGATGCTTATATGATGCACTCGGGCTGATAGATTGAAttgtcgggggggggggcagtggaggACAGTGCCAGGACATCTGACACTACCCTCACTATGGAAGGCAAATTCCATCTGCATCTGCTAAGAAAACTGTGCATTTAGAACACCATGCTCTAAAATCTGGAACTAATGATGATGTGAAAAAACTTTGTTTTCTGAATGCCATCAGTTGACTTGCAAAAGTTGAGCAGGCATTAATATATCACTTAAAAATTATGCCCATACTTTTTCCAGGAAAATAGCGTTGCCTGCAGATTACTTATGGTGTAGGTCACAGCATTTAAAAAGGGTCCTGTTAAGAATGCACCTGGAAAATTGTGTTCAGGTCTGGTCTTCCTGTGTTAGAAAGGATGTTTGCAGTAGAGGGAGAGGAACAAGTATTTAGCAGATGGGTGGAATGAGGGGATACAGTATTCGAACAGGGGCTGACCAGCCAGATGCAAGGATGATATTGTCCCCTATTAGAGTGACAAGGACTAAGTATTACTGTCTCAAAGTAAGTGGTTCGCCATTTAGGGCTGAAATGAGAAGAAACATCTCCATTTTGAAGGCAAAGTATCTTTGGAATTGTCTACCAAAGAGGACTGTGGCTAAGTACATACAAGAAGAAGAGAAGATTTTTGCATGTTAAACAAATCAAAGCATAATAACTAAGTGCAGGAACATGGCACTGAATCAAAAGCTCAGCAATATTCATATTGAAGGTCAAAGCAGGTGTAAGGCTtcaaatggccaactcctgcttctattttatTGTTCTAATGGGCCAACTTTGAGTGGAGGCTAATAGAAATGAATGAGAGAAATGTCATGGATTCCATGGAGGGTCTGGACATTTTTACAGGTCACAGATCAGGAGGAAATGAGGGCAGATAAAGAATAGGACCTGCAAGAAACATAACTTCATCTGGATCTGGTCCCACAACCTCCTTTCCTGTGAAGAATGCCCACTTAACGAAAATACTGCAAATACTTCAGATTTTACATCAACACTGCAATTTTGAGTTCAGTATTGTGCAACTGACaaattattacttttttctctaATTTTTTTTGCCAAAGCTAGCTGAGTAAATAAATGAGAAGCCCgtctaaaacacacacacacacacaagtaatGCAACACCAGCAGATCTTAGGTCCTAATTTTCTTTCAGTCTGCAACAAAGGAAAAAATCTGGCTGCAGCTACTTTTTAGTCTGCTGCATATGCTACATTATCTGGGTAACCTCATCCCATTTCAAGGTCATTACCTTCTCATCCCATCTGGTTGCCGCTGATATTAACTCTCCTCAATTCTCATCACGTAATGGTgttgtttttttctccctttctaaACTTCAGCCTTCAGAATTTCTTTCTTCTGTATAACAGATTATGACTTTTGTTATTCTGTCCTTCACAGTTgctttcttttcatttcttttactgCTTTTCAATTTCCTCTCCCTTCACTTTTATCCACTTCCTCTGTAGCCCGTTCTGTATAGCATCATATTAAATCAGAATGTGATTTCCAGTTATTGTGTGTCTTGCTGTGTGATTTATAGTTATTGCATTCTACTGCATGTGCCTTTTTAACCAAAAGGCACAGCAACAGTGCTAATAGCATTCACTTGTGAAAGGACTAGAAGACACAGACATCAACATTCACTCCACGTCTACTCTAACGAGAGACTGTTTGATCTATCTAAGGAAGACAATGCACAATTCACTCTAAGAATGAAATGCTTCATCTGTTTTGGAGAGTACTTGGTCCACCTGaagaagacagtgatcataagGAGCAATTGGCTGGATCCACTCAAAGGAGTCAATGTACAATCAACTCATTGGATCCAGAACTCAGTCCATCATAAGGAAACtgcatcagaaacagaatcaggtttactatcaccgactTACGTAAAACTCGTTGTGTTATGGctgcaatacagtgcaaagacttttaaattactataaattacaaaataaataaatagttcaaaaggaATTACAAGGTGGTATTTATAGGTGCATGGATTGTTTAGAActctaaatcactgagtgtgcatcTCAGACTCCTATACTCCTTTCCCAAtattaggaacaggaagagggcATGATgaagatcatcagtgatgaatgatGCTTTCTTGAGGTACTGTCTCTTCAAgaagttctcaatggtggggaaggctttgccaTGACGAAATTGGCTCAGATGATGGGGATTGCAATCCTGCGCATTAGAGAAGAATCTCCATCATACCGAGCTatgatgcaaccatttagaaGTTTTCTATGGGaatttgcaagaatctttggtgCAGTATCAAATCTTCTCAATTTCctagagctgctggcatgccttcttcaagactgaattATTGTGTTTGCCCAGGAGAGATCCACCAGGATGTTGatgccaggaacttgaagttgcgcTCCAGGAACAATTACAAAGAACTTGAAATACTCTGTTCACTCTAAGGAAATTGTGGTCTGTGTACTTAAGGGACACCTCATAACCCACTCCAGAAAGGTATTGTTCAGTTGCTCCTGACTTGAACACTACAGTACCTAGCCAACTCTGAGAAGCAATGCTGTGTCTGCTTGTACAGAAGAGCCTACAAAAAGAATGTTTTTCCATACAAGTGGCCCGATTCATCATGGATAAACCCCtcaccatcactgagcacatctacatggagtcctgttgcaggaaagcagcattcatcatcactgacccccaccactcaggacatgttctcttcacgctgctgccatctgaaagaaggtacagg of Mobula hypostoma chromosome 19, sMobHyp1.1, whole genome shotgun sequence contains these proteins:
- the LOC134358990 gene encoding adhesion G protein-coupled receptor A1 isoform X4, coding for MDLKTVLSFNQYPGEFLHPVVYACTAVLLLCVFASIITYIVHHSTIRISRKGWHMLLNFCFHTGLTCAVYAGGINRTKYPIICQAVGIVLHYSTLSTIFWICVTARNIYKQVTKKLPQYQDAEQPSHSQQPMLRSYLIGGGIPLIICGITAATNINNYGSEDNAPYCWMAWEPSLGTFYGPAAFIVLVSCIYFLCTLIQLKRHPGKKYELKEMTEEQQRLASTEVGPSHVTDSSSVSHTCSVISSSMLENEHSFKAQLRASVFTLFLFIAMWTFGALAVSQGHFLDMIFSCLYGAVSVTLGLFILVHHCAKRDDVWHCWWSCCKSNRNTYAVQTSARPQVTMNGDAQLHVPCLLDSPCPSKSPSSCNHSVSGLCKLTNLHAMQNHVNCVSPVTPCCAKMHNEQIVDDDGHIHLHADGTCRPTVHIHRCQKTRTKPRQFIRHNRSAAQREYAYHIPSSIDGSIHSSHTESHHSIQDSQSIQRQVICAKSDQCPNVCQPEGSEASTILYGCNKAVDSGVSTEALHQGVTFEMQSRRQSCPLGVTNQNGILKGNLHEAMIYTSDVTGNIRTGPWKNETTV
- the LOC134358990 gene encoding adhesion G protein-coupled receptor A1 isoform X3 — protein: MSLTSNANCSSTLHSRIAKYFDLKTVLSFNQYPGEFLHPVVYACTAVLLLCVFASIITYIVHHSTIRISRKGWHMLLNFCFHTGLTCAVYAGGINRTKYPIICQAVGIVLHYSTLSTIFWICVTARNIYKQVTKKLPQYQDAEQPSHSQQPMLRSYLIGGGIPLIICGITAATNINNYGSEDNAPYCWMAWEPSLGTFYGPAAFIVLVSCIYFLCTLIQLKRHPGKKYELKEMTEEQQRLASTEVGPSHVTDSSSVSHTCSVISSSMLENEHSFKAQLRASVFTLFLFIAMWTFGALAVSQGHFLDMIFSCLYGAVSVTLGLFILVHHCAKRDDVWHCWWSCCKSNRNTYAVQTSARPQVTMNGDAQLHVPCLLDSPCPSKSPSSCNHSVSGLCKLTNLHAMQNHVNCVSPVTPCCAKMHNEQIVDDDGHIHLHADGTCRPTVHIHRCQKTRTKPRQFIRHNRSAAQREYAYHIPSSIDGSIHSSHTESHHSIQDSQSIQRQVICAKSDQCPNVCQPEGSEASTILYGCNKAVDSGVSTEALHQGVTFEMQSRRQSCPLGVTNQNGILKGNLHEAMIYTSDVTGNIRTGPWKNETTV